In bacterium, the DNA window ACATTAACGGAAGTTTTGCATCGACGCATAATTGAGCATCGACGTGCAGAATTATCCAAAGAAATTCAGGATGCTCAACAAGAATTCAAAGAAGGTAAGTGCAAACCTGCAACTCCTTCTGAACTTATGAAGGAGATGCTATCTTGAAACGGTTGTTGCTCCGTTCCAATTCTTTCATTCGGGCAGCACGGCGAACAGTTAAGATATATCCTCATATTACCAATGATATTCAAGATACCTTGGGGTTATTATCTGAAAATGCGTTTAATCCTTTGCTAAAAACCCATAAGTTAAAAGGCGATCTT includes these proteins:
- a CDS encoding plasmid stabilization protein produces the protein MKRLLLRSNSFIRAARRTVKIYPHITNDIQDTLGLLSENAFNPLLKTHKLKGDLKGSWACSVSYELRIIFKFVEYKEQEAILLETIGTHEEVY